The Bacteroidota bacterium genome includes a window with the following:
- a CDS encoding AAA family ATPase → MDSLIEKHRRKLENTSLDFVRGIMDEIRWEARLIGIKGARGVGKTTLLLQYIKMNLPADSTLYVSLDNIWFGANTLTSLADEFVKHGGRYLFLDEVHRYPNWSQELKNIYDDHPKLKIVFTGSSLLEILNARADLSRRAIVYTMQGLSYREYLNLVAGTKFQKYSLKEILEDHSAISGKVNAKIRPLKYFRDYLKSGYYPFFREVPELYHQRLEEVVNLILEIELPLLRRVDTAYVVKLRQLLQIISESVPFIPNVSKLSERMGLNRNTFITYLYFLAEAHITRNLYRDAKGITQLQKPDKIYLENTNFQFAFAADNVNAGNLRETFFANQLGYAHEIEYSEAGDFVIDHKFTFEIGGKDKTARQLKKIKNSFVVADNLESSVRGKIPLWLFGFLY, encoded by the coding sequence ATGGATTCCCTCATTGAGAAACACCGCCGGAAACTGGAGAACACCTCCCTCGACTTCGTGCGCGGCATCATGGACGAGATCCGCTGGGAAGCACGACTCATCGGGATAAAAGGCGCGAGAGGAGTGGGGAAGACCACGTTATTACTTCAATACATTAAAATGAATTTGCCGGCCGACTCGACGCTTTATGTGAGTCTCGACAATATCTGGTTCGGCGCGAATACGCTTACGTCGCTTGCTGATGAATTTGTAAAACACGGAGGCCGGTATCTTTTTCTCGATGAAGTGCATCGTTATCCCAACTGGTCGCAGGAATTAAAAAATATTTATGACGATCATCCGAAATTGAAAATAGTTTTTACCGGATCGTCGCTTCTTGAAATTCTCAATGCGCGAGCAGATCTGAGCAGGCGCGCGATCGTGTACACGATGCAGGGATTGTCGTACAGAGAATATCTGAATCTTGTTGCCGGAACAAAATTTCAAAAGTATTCATTGAAGGAAATCCTGGAAGATCATTCCGCCATCTCCGGAAAAGTGAATGCGAAGATCAGGCCGCTGAAATATTTCCGTGATTATCTGAAGAGTGGATATTATCCTTTCTTCCGGGAAGTTCCCGAACTCTATCATCAGCGACTGGAAGAAGTGGTGAATCTTATTCTCGAGATAGAATTGCCGCTACTGCGAAGAGTAGATACAGCGTATGTTGTAAAATTGCGGCAGTTGCTGCAAATTATTTCCGAGTCTGTTCCTTTCATTCCAAACGTTAGTAAACTGAGTGAGCGTATGGGTTTGAACAGAAATACTTTTATCACTTACCTGTATTTTCTCGCCGAAGCGCACATCACGCGCAATCTTTATCGCGATGCGAAAGGAATTACGCAGTTGCAAAAACCGGATAAGATCTATCTCGAGAACACGAATTTTCAATTTGCTTTTGCCGCTGATAATGTGAATGCAGGAAATCTGCGCGAAACTTTTTTTGCCAATCAGCTTGGCTATGCACATGAGATCGAGTACAGCGAAGCCGGAGATTTTGTGATCGATCACAAATTCACATTCGAAATAGGAGGGAAAGATAAAACCGCGCGACAACTGAAAAAAATAAAAAACAGTTTTGTGGTCGCCGACAATCTTGAAAGCAGTGTACGTGGAAAAATTCCATTGTGGTTGTTTGGGTTTTTGTATTGA
- a CDS encoding OmpA family protein → MKKIVFLFLVFSISCSVLHSQNLVVNGDFESKDSVFKPKQMDVFSVYHVAGFYNPTYGSPDFYMMRNQATWSSQIKILPHSGNSFAGFISSYSAYSGEYYEYVGGELTVPLVTGQEYLMTFYLALYDQSNYSIDSIGIHFSGQKLFVSSDDMINPSLPHASSRIKEYFTERGVWRKVSILYTAKGGEKYFVLGDFTKCLSSTPELKNLSDTSSYSTGSSTNNKKGRSSYYYIDDISLIAYDDSISAGKKIIADDIHFASGDSTINSDSYWKLDLLSNELSQTPKIKVEIDGHTDSTGTTDANQKLSEARARAVKRYFVSKGIDAKRITTKGYGSSKPLGKDPAKNRRVEFIFSE, encoded by the coding sequence ATGAAGAAGATCGTTTTCCTTTTTTTGGTGTTTAGTATTTCGTGTTCTGTTTTGCATTCGCAGAATCTTGTGGTGAATGGTGATTTTGAAAGTAAAGATTCGGTTTTCAAGCCAAAACAAATGGATGTTTTTTCTGTTTATCATGTTGCAGGGTTTTACAATCCAACTTATGGAAGCCCGGATTTTTATATGATGAGAAACCAGGCAACTTGGTCATCTCAAATTAAAATTCTCCCTCATTCAGGAAATTCTTTTGCGGGATTTATCTCATCCTATTCCGCTTATTCGGGAGAATATTACGAATACGTCGGAGGTGAATTAACAGTTCCATTGGTTACAGGACAAGAATACCTTATGACATTTTATCTGGCCCTCTATGATCAAAGTAATTATTCTATAGATTCCATTGGCATTCATTTCAGCGGACAAAAATTATTTGTGAGTTCTGATGATATGATCAACCCATCTTTACCTCACGCTTCCTCACGAATCAAAGAATACTTTACTGAGAGAGGAGTCTGGAGAAAAGTTTCGATCCTCTATACCGCAAAGGGAGGGGAAAAGTATTTTGTCTTAGGGGATTTTACGAAATGTCTGTCATCAACTCCGGAATTGAAGAATCTTTCAGATACATCTTCATATTCCACGGGCAGTTCCACAAATAACAAGAAGGGTCGCAGTTCGTATTATTACATTGACGATATTTCTCTCATCGCGTACGACGATTCAATTTCCGCCGGAAAAAAAATCATTGCAGACGATATTCATTTTGCGTCCGGAGATTCAACGATCAACAGCGATTCCTACTGGAAATTGGATTTACTCTCCAATGAATTATCACAAACCCCGAAGATTAAAGTCGAAATCGACGGCCACACGGATTCAACCGGTACGACTGATGCAAATCAAAAACTCTCGGAGGCGCGTGCGCGTGCGGTGAAAAGATATTTTGTTTCGAAAGGAATCGATGCGAAGAGAATTACCACAAAAGGTTATGGTTCCTCCAAACCATTGGGAAAAGATCCCGCGAAGAACAGGAGGGTGGAATTTATTTTTTCGGAATAG
- a CDS encoding tetratricopeptide repeat protein: MKNISAVFILLFIFSRISVNAQSDSLNRIISSAPHDSVRARLCNEYSARLSNSDNKSAMYYAQQAMNYSKKCGDKKAEALSNINLGYSVFYSGNSDSSITLNRIAIKIARAIGDSDLVAMGYNRIGFELRQQGDLAGALVNYNRALQSNKNESDIDEAGFTYLNIGLIYHDKLDYANALLNEEKGLELYKKAKDEMKEANALTRIGNVWLDKRDSVKALEYYKQGLELFQKNNHLRGVAICLNNMAMIYDGKGDHKKGLEYYFRALAIRQKIGDLNGTALVSNNIGAIYESMEMYDSALFYMQKSMDIAKEINYKDMLSTNYMTISSVLAKMGEYDKALDYFKMYHDMQDTLLGEKSREQLNTLNTQFETANKEKQIKELQTETQLKNTALDQQKKRNLFMIAALALLVLLVGAVWRNATRSRKANVILEKQKSEIAAQKKIVEEQHHDMRDSITYAKRIQSAILPSEEERKNIFPKSFVFYSPRDIVSGDFYWMSNCEGKKIIVVGDCTGHGVPGAFMSLIGNTLLNQIVNEKKITDPGKILDHLSDAVVALLKQKEQSQEKTDQFAVDNVRDGMDIALCVIDEKKKEISFSGANNPMLYISQGKLSELKGDRQPIGFYAAEKKPFRTQLVPMNEVEKFYLFSDGITDQFGGADGKKFRISRLKEKLISMNSTPMLQQGTELENSFDEWRGSIEQIDDVLVVGVELE, translated from the coding sequence ATGAAGAATATCTCCGCAGTTTTTATTCTCCTGTTTATTTTCTCCCGTATTTCTGTGAATGCCCAATCCGATTCACTGAACAGAATTATTTCTTCCGCGCCTCACGATTCCGTGCGAGCGCGCCTGTGCAACGAGTACAGCGCACGTCTCTCAAATTCAGATAATAAGTCGGCGATGTATTACGCGCAGCAGGCGATGAATTATTCGAAAAAATGCGGCGATAAAAAGGCGGAAGCGCTTTCGAATATCAATCTCGGCTATTCTGTTTTTTATTCCGGCAATAGCGATTCCTCGATCACGTTAAACAGGATTGCTATAAAAATAGCGAGAGCGATCGGCGATTCGGATCTTGTTGCGATGGGATATAACAGGATCGGTTTTGAACTCCGCCAGCAAGGAGATCTCGCAGGAGCGCTTGTGAATTACAACCGGGCGCTCCAGAGCAACAAGAATGAATCGGATATTGATGAAGCGGGATTCACGTATCTCAATATCGGTTTGATCTATCATGATAAACTCGATTATGCGAATGCATTGCTCAATGAAGAAAAAGGTTTGGAGTTATACAAGAAGGCGAAAGATGAAATGAAAGAAGCGAATGCACTGACGAGAATAGGAAATGTATGGCTTGACAAACGCGACTCCGTTAAAGCGCTCGAGTATTACAAGCAGGGGCTGGAACTTTTTCAGAAGAACAATCATCTGCGCGGCGTTGCAATTTGTTTGAATAATATGGCCATGATCTACGACGGAAAGGGGGATCATAAAAAAGGACTGGAATATTATTTTCGTGCGCTCGCCATTCGCCAGAAGATCGGTGATCTGAACGGAACTGCTCTTGTGAGCAACAACATCGGCGCGATCTACGAATCGATGGAGATGTACGACAGTGCATTGTTTTATATGCAGAAGAGCATGGACATTGCGAAAGAGATCAATTATAAAGACATGCTCAGTACGAATTACATGACGATCTCCAGTGTACTTGCAAAGATGGGAGAATACGATAAAGCGCTTGATTATTTTAAAATGTATCATGATATGCAGGACACGCTTCTCGGGGAAAAAAGCCGCGAGCAATTGAATACACTTAACACGCAGTTTGAAACGGCGAATAAAGAAAAACAAATCAAAGAACTGCAAACGGAAACTCAATTGAAGAATACAGCGCTGGACCAGCAGAAGAAAAGAAATCTTTTTATGATTGCTGCGCTTGCGTTGCTCGTGTTGCTTGTGGGTGCGGTCTGGCGCAATGCAACGCGCTCGCGCAAAGCGAATGTAATCCTCGAAAAGCAAAAATCGGAAATAGCCGCGCAGAAAAAAATAGTGGAAGAACAACATCACGACATGCGCGATTCCATAACGTATGCAAAAAGAATACAGAGCGCCATTCTTCCTTCTGAAGAAGAACGAAAAAATATTTTCCCGAAGTCGTTTGTCTTTTACAGCCCGCGTGATATTGTGAGCGGCGATTTTTATTGGATGAGTAATTGTGAAGGAAAAAAAATAATTGTTGTCGGCGATTGCACAGGCCACGGAGTTCCCGGCGCTTTCATGTCGCTCATCGGGAATACTTTACTCAACCAGATCGTGAATGAAAAAAAGATCACTGATCCCGGGAAGATTCTCGATCACCTCAGCGATGCGGTTGTCGCTTTATTGAAACAGAAGGAACAATCGCAGGAAAAAACAGACCAGTTTGCCGTCGATAATGTGCGCGACGGAATGGACATTGCTCTTTGCGTGATCGATGAGAAGAAAAAAGAAATTTCTTTTTCCGGAGCAAATAATCCTATGCTCTACATTTCGCAGGGAAAATTATCGGAACTGAAAGGAGATCGCCAGCCAATAGGATTTTATGCAGCCGAGAAAAAACCATTCCGCACGCAACTGGTTCCAATGAATGAAGTGGAAAAGTTTTATTTGTTCTCCGATGGCATCACGGATCAGTTCGGTGGAGCGGACGGAAAAAAATTCCGCATCAGCCGGTTGAAGGAAAAATTAATTTCAATGAACAGCACACCTATGCTCCAACAGGGAACCGAACTCGAAAATAGTTTTGATGAATGGCGCGGCAGTATTGAACAGATCGATGATGTGCTGGTGGTGGGCGTGGAATTGGAATAG
- a CDS encoding tetratricopeptide repeat protein — translation MKIIARIFLLIFFSVLTGTLLFSQNKTLDSLKLLLKNETKDTTEVNVLNSISKELSTTGDYDRARNYAEQAKILADRLHFQRGVADYYSNIGVVFYYQGNYSEALNSHLAALKIRDSLQDKRGIAASYNNISVVYIYQKNYSDALHYLLPSLAIKEELGDKKGLISTCNNIGLAYYGLKNFSEALKYYQKSLAISVGMKSAKGMGNAYNNIGDIYYDEESFDTAYHYYNEAMTIRRRSGYRQGMMSSLVKLGNTCTLLKNFKEAHADLDSALAIAIDIKEKEGMGDSYDALSRLAAAEGDFKSAFEYLGKFKDIKDSIFNEQSVNNSIRASLNYEFGKKSAAQKAENEKNEALLKEEANRKQLAVYFVLGILLLVVVFSFFVYRGFLQKKSANRELDLRNRKIEQAYTIIETKNQEITDSINYAQRIQQAILPEISEIKNALPESFVFYQPKDIVGGDFYFFTKKENEVFIAAADCTGHGVPGAFMSLIGSKELGLANLESNSPGKILQRLNLGLKNTLKQNNLEGTKDGMDIALVKITGKEIIFSGANRPLWIVRKNATTTEEIKPVKTAIAGFTPDDQEFAEHTLQMNSGDTFYIFTDGYTDQFGNSNTAMRDQKKLSTKKFREKLLSIQQMKMEEQENELRKFIGSWRGENEQLDDILVIGVRV, via the coding sequence ATGAAAATCATCGCACGGATATTTCTCCTTATTTTTTTCTCTGTACTGACGGGGACATTATTATTTTCCCAGAATAAAACGCTCGATTCACTCAAACTCCTTCTGAAAAATGAAACAAAGGACACAACCGAAGTGAATGTGCTCAACAGCATCAGCAAAGAACTTTCTACTACCGGCGATTATGACCGCGCGCGCAATTATGCAGAGCAGGCAAAGATCCTTGCTGATCGTTTGCATTTTCAGCGCGGGGTGGCAGATTACTACAGCAATATCGGCGTTGTTTTTTATTACCAGGGAAATTATTCCGAAGCGCTCAATTCACATCTTGCCGCGCTGAAGATCCGCGACTCATTGCAGGATAAAAGAGGAATTGCCGCATCGTACAACAATATTTCCGTTGTTTACATTTACCAGAAAAATTACAGCGACGCGCTGCATTATCTTCTTCCTTCACTGGCTATCAAAGAAGAACTCGGTGATAAAAAAGGATTGATCAGTACGTGCAACAATATTGGCCTTGCTTACTACGGATTGAAAAATTTTTCTGAAGCGCTGAAGTATTACCAGAAATCGCTTGCGATAAGTGTGGGAATGAAAAGTGCTAAAGGAATGGGCAATGCTTACAACAACATCGGTGATATTTATTACGACGAAGAATCTTTCGACACGGCGTATCATTATTACAATGAAGCGATGACGATCAGGAGAAGATCAGGTTACCGGCAGGGCATGATGAGTTCGCTGGTGAAACTCGGGAATACCTGCACACTTCTGAAAAATTTCAAAGAAGCTCATGCTGATCTCGATTCTGCATTGGCAATTGCCATCGATATAAAAGAAAAAGAAGGAATGGGCGACAGTTACGATGCGTTATCGCGGCTTGCTGCTGCCGAAGGAGATTTCAAAAGTGCATTCGAGTATCTTGGAAAATTCAAAGACATAAAAGATTCTATTTTCAATGAGCAGAGTGTGAATAATTCAATTCGTGCTTCACTGAATTATGAATTCGGAAAAAAGTCGGCGGCGCAGAAAGCGGAGAATGAAAAAAATGAAGCATTGCTGAAAGAAGAAGCGAACAGGAAACAACTTGCGGTTTATTTTGTACTCGGAATTCTTTTACTCGTGGTTGTCTTCTCATTTTTTGTTTACCGCGGATTTCTCCAGAAAAAATCAGCGAACAGGGAACTGGATTTGCGCAACAGGAAGATCGAGCAGGCGTACACCATCATCGAAACAAAAAACCAGGAGATCACCGACAGTATCAATTATGCACAGCGCATTCAGCAGGCGATCCTTCCTGAAATTTCCGAAATCAAAAATGCGCTACCGGAAAGTTTTGTTTTTTACCAGCCAAAAGATATTGTGGGAGGTGATTTTTATTTTTTCACCAAAAAAGAAAACGAGGTTTTCATTGCTGCAGCCGACTGCACGGGGCACGGAGTTCCCGGCGCTTTCATGTCGCTCATCGGTTCCAAAGAATTGGGGTTGGCGAACCTGGAAAGTAATTCGCCCGGAAAAATTCTGCAGCGATTGAATCTCGGTTTAAAAAATACGCTGAAACAGAATAATCTTGAAGGAACAAAAGACGGAATGGATATCGCACTGGTGAAGATCACCGGCAAGGAAATAATTTTTTCAGGAGCCAACCGGCCTTTGTGGATCGTGAGGAAGAATGCAACAACAACGGAAGAAATAAAACCGGTGAAAACAGCAATCGCAGGATTCACTCCCGATGACCAGGAATTCGCAGAGCACACTTTGCAAATGAATTCCGGTGATACCTTTTATATTTTCACTGACGGCTATACCGACCAGTTCGGGAATTCAAATACTGCCATGCGCGATCAGAAAAAATTATCAACTAAAAAATTCCGCGAAAAATTATTGAGCATCCAGCAAATGAAAATGGAAGAACAGGAAAATGAACTGCGGAAATTCATTGGCAGCTGGAGAGGAGAGAATGAACAGCTCGATGATATTCTGGTGATCGGGGTCAGAGTTTGA